Proteins from a single region of Ziziphus jujuba cultivar Dongzao chromosome 1, ASM3175591v1:
- the LOC107434000 gene encoding uncharacterized protein LOC107434000, protein MGVVIIDGSTVRDFVNNEELFKRSVDEGFAALDLNKDGVLSRSELRKAFESMRLIETHFGIDVATPPEELTQLYNSIFDGFDCDRSNTVDLEEYRSEMKKILLAIADGLGSSPIQMVLEDGDSNFLKQAADLEASKFAQS, encoded by the coding sequence atggGTGTGGTGATAATCGACGGCTCGACGGTGCGGGACTTCGTCAACAACGAGGAGCTCTTCAAGCGGAGCGTCGACGAAGGCTTCGCGGCCCTGGACCTGAATAAGGACGGCGTTCTCTCGCGCTCCGAGCTCCGCAAGGCCTTCGAGTCCATGCGCCTTATTGAGACCCACTTCGGCATCGACGTTGCGACGCCGCCGGAGGAGCTGACCCAGCTATACAACTCCATCTTCGACGGGTTCGACTGCGACAGAAGCAACACCGTTGACCTTGAGGAGTACAGGTCCGAGATGAAGAAAATCCTGCTTGCCATTGCTGACGGGCTCGGATCTTCTCCGATCCAGATGGTTCTGGAGGATGGCGATTCGAATTTCCTGAAGCAGGCCGCGGATCTCGAGGCTTCCAAGTTTGCCCAGTCTTAG